A DNA window from Polyodon spathula isolate WHYD16114869_AA unplaced genomic scaffold, ASM1765450v1 scaffolds_907, whole genome shotgun sequence contains the following coding sequences:
- the rnaseh2a gene encoding ribonuclease H2 subunit A, translating to MDLSAFEADNSRSCRLASGIPEACRTEACCLGIDEAGRGPVLGPMVYGICFCPVSMKQRLQDLKVADSKTLSEEERERLFRKLDKAKDFVGWALQVLSPNTISTSMLQRVKYNLNALSHDAAIGLVQYALDCGVQLKEVYVDTVGPADKYQDKLSQRFPGVEVTVRPKADSLFPIVSAASICAKVARDHAVKDWQFVEELGETEMQYGSGYPNDPKTKAWLSQHLDPVFGYPQLVRFSWSTARTLLQSKAVPVHWDDDDDGEGGEKASAAKQNCSSVLSYYGRKKNEGAKRLPHRYFTERALETVGDL from the exons ATGGACCTGAGCGCGTTTGAAGCGGATAATTCCCGGAGCTGCCGCCTGGCGTCTGGCATCCCGGAGGCGTGCAGGACTGAGGCGTGCTGCCTGGGGATCGACGAGGCCGGCAGGGGGCCCGTCCTGG GCCCCATGGTGTACGGGATCTGTTTCTGCCCGGTGTCTATGAAGCAGCGCCTGCAGGATCTGAAAGTTGCGG ATTCGAAGACGCTGTcagaagaggagagggagaggctgTTCAGGAAGCTGGACAAAGCGAAGGACTTTGTGGGCTGGGCTCTGCAGGTCCTGTCTCCCAATACCATCTCCACCAGCATGCTGCAGAG GGTCAAGTATAACCTGAACGCTCTGTCTCACGACGCTGCCATCGGACTGGTTCAGTACGCCCTGGACTGCGGAGTGCAGCTCAAAGAG GTGTACGTGGACACGGTGGGACCTGCTGACAAGTACCAGGACAAGCTGTCCCAGAGATTCCCGGGGGTGGAGGTCACAGTCAGGCCCAAGGCAGACTCCCTGTTCCCCATCGTCAGCGCTGCCAGTATCTGCGCCAAG GTGGCGCGGGATCACGCGGTGAAGGACTGGCAGTTTGTGGAAGAGCTGGGAGAGACTGAGATGCAGTATGGATCTGGATACCCCAACG accCCAAAACGAAAGCCTGGCTGTCCCAGCACCTGGACCCCGTGTTCGGATACCCACAGTTGGTGCGTTTCAGCTGGAGCACTGCCAGGACCCTCCTGCAGAGCAAGGCTGTGCCAGTGCACTG ggatgatgatgacgatggtGAAGGCGGCGAGAAGGCGTCCGCAGCCAAACAGAACTGCTCCTCCGTGCTGTCGTATTACGGGAGGAAGAAGAACGAGGGAGCCAAGAGGCTGCCCCATCGCTACTTCACAGAGCGGGCCCTGGAGACGGTCGGGGACCTGTAG